Proteins from one Telopea speciosissima isolate NSW1024214 ecotype Mountain lineage chromosome 1, Tspe_v1, whole genome shotgun sequence genomic window:
- the LOC122651392 gene encoding putative FBD-associated F-box protein At1g61330 produces the protein MEEEDMQQQESSPKRIKRRQDDGFRSRSRSRGIVTLSDDILEYIFSYLSIKLAIKIGTLSSRFRNSWIYSRNLDFDEEFAEGQSREEFIRIVDRVLKLHMGRKVCRFRLFFDPSEKVLQVDEWIRFAAMKGVEEVDLDFSAGSERILIYKIPDFLLDCGSVMVLKLTLCEFMPPLISFNGFGSLTTLSLSRVDVTDQILHSVFQTCLLLENLDLNKCLELDNLRISARNLRRFKKLKITDCKNLYCLKIDAPTLHSLHYSGNGKLMFSFGSTSNLKDAMLDFTVSMFRGFGETLYMENLPFKLVHVKILTVSSIFLQGLSPKYVNGELKAIQFCLHNLKEFQLLMETVSYCNPYDIALFLKNCPWLERIFIDLKGFSFYHGIYWELHAKQPLAQLGCKFQHLKSVKLNGFKFEELEMLLVKFVLEKAIVLETLFLVPDKNQYKITYTGDMQIGISREVQMGSSRIGKDLGKVWPELGNALGPDCEIEIGSIVAGPVLGERDQTSSPALEVDEVEAEDRENQGSADHGDQV, from the exons atggaggaagaagatatgCAGCAGCaagaatcatcaccaaagagaataaaaagaagacAAGATGATGGCTTCCGAAGCAGAAGCAGGAGCAGGGGAATCGTTACCCTATCCGACGACATTCTTGAATACATATTCTCGTACTTGTCGATAAAGTTAGCCATAAAGATTGGAACTTTATCTTCAAGATTTCGTAATTCATGGATATATAGTCGAAATCTTGACTTCGACGAGGAATTTGCAGAAGGCCAGAGTCGAGAAGAGTTTATCAGAATAGTTGATCGTGTTCTGAAACTCCATATGGGTCGTAAGGTGTGTAGATTTCGTCTCTTCTTTGATCCGAGCGAGAAGGTTCTACAAGTTGATGAATGGATACGTTTTGCTGCCATGAAAGGAGTTGAAGAGGTCGATTTAGACTTCTCTGCTGGCTCAGAGAGGATCTTAATTTATAAGATTCCTGATTTTCTCTTGGATTGTGGATCAGTGATGGTTCTTAAATTAACTCTCTGTGAGTTTATGCCCCCTTTGATTAGCTTCAATGGTTTTGGCTCACTCACCACCCTCTCTCTTAGTCGGGTTGATGTTACTGACCAGATACTCCATTCTGTGTTCCAAACATGTTTGCTTTTAGAGAATTTAGATCTGAATAAGTGTCTGGAGCTCGATAATCTTAGAATTTCAGCTAGAAATCTAAGGAGGTTCAAGAAGTTGAAGATCACAGATTGTAAAAATCTATATTGTTTGAAAATTGATGCCCCCACTCTACACTCACTGCATTATTCTGGGAATGGGAAGCTCATGTTCTCTTTTGGTAGTACCTCAAATCTGAAAGATGCAATGCTTGATTTCACTGTTTCAATGTTCAGAGGATTTGGGGAGACTTTATACATGGAAAATCTTCCATTTAAGTTAGTTCATGTCAAGATTCTCACTGTCTCAAGTATTTTCCTTCAG GGACTGTCTCCCAAGTATGTAAATGGAGAACTTAAAGCTATTCAATTCTGTTTACACAACTTGAAGGAATTTCAATTATTGATGGAGACAGTAAGCTATTGCAATCCCTATGACATTGCTTTGTTCCTCAAGAACTGTCCATGGCTAGAGAGAATTTTCATAGAT CTCAAAGGATTTTCTTTCTACCATGGGATTTACTGGGAGCTACATGCGAAGCAGCCACTAGCACAACTTGGTTGTAAATTTCAGCACCTCAAATCTGTCAAGTTGAATGGTTTCAAGTTTGAAGAGCTTGAAATGCTGTTGGTGAAGTTTGTGTTAGAAAAGGCGATCGTGTTGGAAACTCTATTTCTTGTGCCTGACAAGAACCAGTACAAAATAACCTATACTGGAGATATGCAAAT TGGGATCTCTAGAGAGGTTCAGATGGGAAGTAGTAGAATAGGAAAAGACCTAGGGAAGGTCTGGCCCGAGCTTGGGAATGCATTAGGACCTGATTGTGAGATCGAAATTGGTTCTATTGTTGCTGGTCCTGTCTTGGGAGAACGGGATCAGACTTCCAGTCCGGCTCTCGAGGTGGATGAGGTCGAAGCCGAAGATAGGGAGAATCAAGGCTCGGCTGATCATGGGGACCAGGTCTGA